From one Desulfatiglans anilini DSM 4660 genomic stretch:
- a CDS encoding enoyl-CoA hydratase/isomerase family protein, which translates to MYRNIILQKADSIATIILNRPEAMNAMNLEMFEELESAQKDIVMDKDVRAVVITGKGKAFSSGADFELVSYLLTLTSERFKETLRYLQRVVTMVEEMDKPVIAAINGYALGGGLDLALACDLRLAVSHAKLSEHYVKVGIIPDLGGTQRLPRLIGLSKAKEMIFFGDMVDAEYAERIGLVDRVLSEDDFVAKTYSTAARLASGPSVAIGLAKKALHAGYEAVRSGLEHEVHGQEICMRTADVKEGISAFHAKRGPIFSGK; encoded by the coding sequence TTGTACAGAAATATTATTCTGCAAAAAGCTGATTCAATCGCAACCATTATTCTCAATAGACCGGAAGCGATGAATGCTATGAATTTGGAAATGTTTGAAGAATTAGAATCCGCTCAAAAAGATATCGTGATGGATAAGGATGTGCGCGCAGTTGTTATAACCGGTAAAGGAAAAGCCTTTTCTTCAGGTGCCGATTTTGAACTAGTATCCTATCTTTTGACCCTGACTTCTGAGCGGTTTAAAGAAACACTTCGATACCTGCAGCGTGTTGTAACGATGGTTGAAGAAATGGATAAACCTGTTATCGCTGCTATTAATGGATATGCGCTTGGCGGGGGACTTGATCTTGCGTTGGCGTGTGATCTGCGGTTAGCCGTGTCACACGCGAAATTGAGCGAACACTACGTCAAGGTTGGGATTATTCCCGATCTTGGTGGGACACAACGCCTGCCGCGTTTGATCGGTTTGAGTAAAGCTAAGGAGATGATTTTCTTTGGTGATATGGTAGACGCTGAATATGCTGAGCGAATCGGGCTTGTTGACAGAGTTTTATCTGAAGATGATTTTGTGGCTAAGACTTACTCAACAGCTGCACGACTCGCCTCAGGACCAAGTGTTGCAATCGGTCTTGCGAAAAAGGCTCTGCATGCGGGATATGAGGCTGTAAGGTCAGGACTTGAACACGAGGTTCATGGACAAGAAATTTGCATGCGGACTGCTGATGTAAAAGAAGGTATATCTGCATTTCACGCAAAAAGGGGGCCTATCTTTTCAGGAAAATAA
- a CDS encoding class I adenylate-forming enzyme family protein: protein MRGVQSVDEEVITSLERLVKNQPRSTALVYLGEKFSYSDLQELIYRFAAALHSLGVRDNDKVMLYLGNSIQWVIAYYAIQKIGGVVVPTSPIYTPYEISYQLNHSEAQTIICQDTNFGYVSKVFEGTPLKRVIVTNLGDMLPWWKRLPGRLFDRIPHGTVIKTHQIYFFKDLLNKYSPRVPKVPIDPKSHLAYILYTGGTTGRPKGVPGTHSGMVSFIKDMYNVTDNYVSEGSDVFILVNPLFHIMAQMMFAGIAITIGNPTVIMPSPVVDAILKAIERYHGTLFLGAPALYRMILENDRLGMYNLSSLKYMWSGGDVLPEEVFKRFKALTGYPIYQVYGSTETGGLSLTDMDKEPTARSLGRPFPSREVLIVEEDTLEPVSTGDTGELLVSSPFLMDYWMNPLETDQAFVTLNGKKWYRMADYVQMDKDGGLFYVDRKADFIKHKGYRVSASEIEAVLLDHDAVIGACVIGVPDKKVGERIKAIVVTKEDIRGVGANDLIKWCRERLASYKIPQFIEFRDMLPKSKVGKLLRREVREEERRRQGKRKD, encoded by the coding sequence ATGAGGGGCGTTCAATCAGTAGACGAAGAGGTCATTACCAGTTTAGAAAGACTGGTTAAAAACCAACCAAGAAGCACGGCTCTTGTTTATCTCGGTGAAAAGTTCAGTTATTCAGATTTGCAGGAACTGATCTATCGGTTCGCCGCGGCCCTTCATTCGTTAGGTGTAAGGGATAACGATAAAGTAATGCTCTATCTGGGCAACTCAATTCAATGGGTAATAGCGTATTATGCAATCCAAAAAATTGGCGGGGTGGTCGTACCAACCTCGCCAATTTACACACCGTACGAGATATCCTACCAGCTCAATCATTCTGAGGCTCAAACTATCATCTGCCAAGATACGAACTTTGGATATGTATCAAAAGTTTTCGAAGGAACCCCCTTAAAAAGAGTCATCGTCACTAATCTCGGAGATATGCTCCCATGGTGGAAGCGATTACCCGGAAGACTTTTCGACCGAATTCCTCATGGAACCGTTATTAAAACTCATCAGATCTATTTTTTTAAAGATTTGCTTAATAAGTACTCTCCTAGAGTCCCAAAAGTACCAATTGACCCTAAAAGTCATTTAGCATATATTTTGTATACCGGTGGAACGACTGGGCGACCTAAAGGTGTCCCGGGAACTCATAGTGGTATGGTATCCTTTATCAAAGATATGTATAATGTCACTGATAATTATGTCTCCGAAGGTAGCGATGTTTTTATTTTAGTAAATCCCCTTTTCCATATTATGGCCCAAATGATGTTTGCTGGCATCGCAATAACAATAGGAAATCCCACTGTTATAATGCCTTCGCCTGTAGTTGATGCAATTTTAAAAGCTATCGAAAGATATCATGGAACTTTGTTTCTTGGGGCACCTGCTCTTTACAGAATGATATTAGAGAATGATCGATTAGGTATGTATAATCTTTCATCCTTAAAGTATATGTGGAGCGGCGGTGATGTGTTGCCGGAAGAGGTTTTTAAACGCTTTAAAGCATTAACAGGGTATCCGATTTACCAGGTGTATGGATCAACGGAAACCGGCGGACTTTCTTTAACTGATATGGACAAGGAGCCCACTGCCAGGAGTTTAGGTAGACCATTTCCTTCACGAGAAGTGTTAATAGTAGAGGAAGATACACTAGAACCTGTATCTACAGGCGATACCGGAGAACTGCTTGTCAGCTCTCCTTTTCTTATGGACTATTGGATGAACCCCTTGGAGACTGATCAAGCATTTGTTACGTTAAATGGAAAAAAATGGTATAGGATGGCTGATTATGTGCAGATGGATAAGGATGGTGGATTATTCTATGTTGATCGAAAGGCGGATTTCATTAAGCACAAGGGTTACAGAGTTTCAGCATCTGAGATTGAGGCTGTTTTACTAGATCATGATGCTGTTATTGGCGCATGCGTTATAGGCGTACCTGACAAGAAAGTCGGCGAACGTATTAAAGCTATCGTTGTCACTAAAGAAGATATTAGAGGTGTCGGTGCTAATGACCTTATCAAGTGGTGCCGTGAAAGACTTGCTTCATATAAAATTCCCCAATTTATCGAATTTAGAGATATGCTTCCTAAATCAAAAGTTGGCAAATTGCTAAGGCGCGAAGTAAGGGAAGAAGAGCGCAGACGACAAGGAAAAAGGAAAGACTGA
- a CDS encoding ABC transporter ATP-binding protein has translation MSENSALLQITDLMVFYENALAIKNLSLKCSQGLISGAFGSNSAGKTTLMLAISGIIAYYQKQEKMKGGERITWHGEISFDGDQIINLEPSKRAKLGIILCPERRRIFAESSTLENLKIGGYQATKKQSKKTMHYVFNIFPELDRLKNRGGGFLSGGEQQMLAIGRALMAQPRLLLLDEPLLGLAPLVEKRLAKAVKEINEELGLTMLISEQYAKPIVPVVDYCYVLENGGIIFEGTKDDFKKNPDVMDAYFGGM, from the coding sequence ATGTCTGAGAACTCGGCCCTGCTGCAAATAACTGATCTGATGGTATTCTACGAGAATGCTCTGGCAATCAAAAATTTGAGTCTGAAGTGTAGCCAAGGTTTGATCTCTGGAGCATTTGGATCGAATAGTGCCGGTAAGACCACTTTGATGCTCGCTATCTCAGGGATTATTGCATATTACCAAAAGCAGGAAAAAATGAAGGGTGGTGAGAGGATCACATGGCACGGAGAAATATCATTTGACGGTGACCAGATTATAAATCTGGAACCAAGCAAGAGAGCAAAACTGGGGATTATTTTATGCCCAGAAAGAAGGAGGATATTTGCTGAAAGCAGCACGCTGGAAAACCTTAAGATAGGCGGCTACCAAGCAACTAAAAAGCAATCTAAAAAAACCATGCATTATGTCTTTAATATATTTCCTGAATTGGACAGACTCAAAAACAGAGGCGGAGGCTTTTTGAGCGGCGGGGAGCAACAAATGCTTGCAATCGGTCGTGCGCTTATGGCTCAACCTAGGCTCCTGCTTCTTGATGAGCCTTTACTTGGACTTGCTCCACTTGTGGAAAAGAGACTCGCCAAGGCCGTTAAAGAGATCAATGAAGAACTAGGACTGACGATGCTGATTTCTGAGCAGTACGCAAAACCGATAGTCCCAGTTGTTGATTATTGTTATGTTCTGGAAAACGGTGGCATCATCTTTGAAGGTACGAAAGATGATTTCAAAAAAAATCCAGATGTAATGGATGCGTATTTTGGCGGGATGTAA
- a CDS encoding ABC transporter ATP-binding protein produces MEKHDIFLKVSGVSKSFGGIQAVSDISFQMRKGEILGIIGPNGSGKTTLANLISGFLKKDSGEVLFDGKNISKWSAHKVAAAGLARTFQVMRPFHSLPAYKNLIPTLYSPRARQSPEGKLGDRDAVAIDLLEEVGFERDAYVPYKLAGSLPLGYLKRLELARCLAMYPNLIICDEVFSGLSMAEIVSMIPLIERLQMDGMTLIMIEHRLKELFQVADRILVLNFGRKIAEGVPGEVMVEPQVRKAYLGEEWEE; encoded by the coding sequence ATGGAAAAACACGATATTTTTCTGAAGGTCTCAGGAGTATCTAAATCGTTCGGTGGTATCCAGGCAGTGAGTGATATTAGCTTCCAAATGCGCAAGGGTGAGATTCTTGGCATTATTGGACCGAATGGATCAGGGAAAACAACCCTGGCAAATTTGATTAGCGGATTTTTAAAAAAGGACTCGGGCGAAGTGCTTTTTGACGGTAAAAATATTAGCAAGTGGTCAGCTCATAAAGTCGCTGCGGCTGGTTTGGCAAGAACTTTTCAGGTTATGAGACCGTTCCATAGCCTTCCCGCATATAAAAATCTCATTCCTACGCTTTATTCCCCAAGGGCCCGGCAAAGTCCAGAGGGGAAGCTTGGTGACAGGGATGCCGTTGCGATTGATCTTTTGGAGGAGGTCGGATTCGAGCGGGATGCCTATGTGCCATATAAATTAGCGGGCTCCTTGCCTCTAGGATATTTAAAACGGCTAGAGCTTGCTAGATGCTTGGCCATGTATCCTAATTTGATTATATGTGACGAGGTTTTTTCGGGTCTGAGTATGGCAGAGATTGTGAGTATGATACCCTTGATAGAACGATTACAGATGGATGGTATGACCTTGATTATGATTGAACATCGACTCAAGGAGCTTTTTCAAGTGGCTGATAGAATACTAGTCCTTAATTTCGGCCGAAAAATCGCAGAGGGTGTTCCTGGTGAAGTTATGGTGGAACCGCAGGTAAGGAAGGCCTATCTTGGTGAAGAATGGGAGGAGTGA
- a CDS encoding branched-chain amino acid ABC transporter permease, translating into MGETIERKKRIDRGVKVRSDSIYAVSSIQELAFLAAPRLGLIFGLLLLPILVPGLYWQRVVCLFGIYALLAVALDFMASYTGLNCLGMAFFVGTGGYFSGMLNAAFNVPLMVSIPVATLLGALFCTLAFLPTLPLRGVYFAVISFMYPLMSERIIAATGAFGGTEGIAGLSILPNIWFSQYLIVVVLLFCIFALRRLVNEDIGLVFRGLKDNDQTIRASGMNITYYKAIVVFITALMGCFAGAYLSHLYGWVGLSLLAMDFSIFPLAAMIIGGPGTIAGPVIGAIILVPVSELMRVFSGLRILFYSIVIIFFILFWSEGLLNWARKKYEQFEFLVKV; encoded by the coding sequence ATGGGGGAAACAATTGAGCGTAAAAAGAGGATTGATCGTGGTGTCAAGGTACGCTCCGATTCAATTTATGCGGTTTCATCCATCCAAGAGCTAGCCTTTCTGGCAGCACCAAGATTAGGTCTCATTTTCGGGCTGCTACTCCTACCAATCCTGGTGCCCGGTCTATACTGGCAAAGAGTGGTATGCCTTTTTGGAATATATGCGTTGTTGGCGGTTGCTCTTGATTTTATGGCCAGCTATACCGGCCTCAATTGCCTTGGCATGGCATTCTTCGTTGGAACTGGTGGATATTTTTCGGGCATGCTCAATGCGGCTTTTAACGTTCCGCTAATGGTTTCTATTCCGGTTGCAACCCTCCTTGGAGCTCTCTTTTGCACTCTTGCCTTTCTTCCGACGCTTCCACTTAGAGGTGTATATTTTGCTGTCATCAGTTTTATGTACCCATTAATGTCTGAAAGGATCATAGCAGCAACCGGAGCCTTCGGCGGAACTGAGGGTATAGCCGGGCTATCGATTCTCCCTAACATCTGGTTCAGTCAGTATTTGATAGTAGTGGTATTGCTTTTCTGCATATTTGCACTTAGGAGGCTGGTGAACGAGGATATTGGATTAGTTTTTAGAGGCCTCAAGGATAATGATCAGACCATCAGGGCATCCGGTATGAATATCACTTATTACAAGGCAATTGTGGTGTTTATAACAGCCCTGATGGGCTGTTTTGCAGGCGCATATCTTTCCCATCTATATGGTTGGGTTGGTCTTTCGTTGCTGGCCATGGATTTTTCTATATTTCCTTTGGCTGCAATGATAATCGGCGGACCCGGTACAATTGCAGGCCCGGTAATTGGGGCAATTATATTGGTTCCAGTTTCCGAGCTGATGAGAGTATTTTCAGGATTGCGCATATTATTCTATTCCATAGTTATTATCTTCTTTATTTTGTTCTGGAGCGAAGGGCTATTAAACTGGGCGCGCAAGAAATATGAGCAATTTGAGTTTTTAGTAAAGGTCTGA
- a CDS encoding branched-chain amino acid ABC transporter permease, whose protein sequence is MDLIIYGFINSITLTLIAIGFAVAYGVSRVPNFAHGALYIFSACITWLLVHNLGSNYLVAILIALIATMIVGVLIFQLVLKRVRGMPFSEVMASFAIGMAILEVFRLAGFRGPQYSLPKFIEGVVIIYGVPVDWQRIVIVITGIILVFGIWAFTRFTRIGLGLRAIAQDEPAALMLGINIDHSATIALGIGSLLVGIAASVIIPLGAIAVETGYEVLIFALAVCIVGGLGSWLGAVIAAFVLGYAQILTVRYLAPHYQMVVAMAAIILILILKPSGLFGTQKQLEERV, encoded by the coding sequence ATGGATCTCATAATTTATGGCTTCATAAATAGCATTACCCTCACCTTAATTGCAATCGGTTTTGCAGTTGCATATGGGGTAAGTCGTGTTCCAAATTTTGCACACGGCGCACTATACATTTTTTCTGCATGCATAACTTGGCTATTAGTACATAACCTTGGTTCCAACTATTTAGTGGCAATTCTGATTGCATTAATAGCAACAATGATTGTCGGTGTCCTTATATTCCAGCTTGTACTGAAAAGGGTCAGGGGAATGCCTTTTTCTGAAGTCATGGCTTCCTTTGCTATAGGAATGGCCATCTTAGAGGTATTCCGATTGGCAGGATTTCGAGGACCCCAATATTCTCTTCCCAAGTTTATTGAAGGAGTCGTCATTATTTACGGCGTTCCGGTCGATTGGCAGCGTATTGTTATCGTTATTACGGGAATAATATTAGTATTTGGTATATGGGCATTTACTCGATTCACTAGGATTGGGCTTGGCCTTAGAGCAATTGCTCAAGATGAGCCTGCGGCCCTTATGCTGGGCATAAATATCGACCATTCTGCAACAATTGCGTTAGGGATTGGCTCCTTATTGGTTGGTATCGCGGCATCTGTCATTATTCCTCTTGGAGCCATAGCTGTCGAGACGGGGTACGAAGTTTTGATTTTTGCCTTGGCAGTGTGCATTGTCGGAGGGCTAGGAAGCTGGTTGGGAGCAGTGATCGCAGCTTTTGTACTTGGCTACGCCCAAATTTTGACCGTCAGATATCTAGCTCCACACTATCAGATGGTAGTAGCAATGGCTGCAATTATTCTGATTCTTATTTTAAAACCCTCAGGACTTTTCGGCACCCAGAAGCAACTAGAGGAGCGTGTATAA
- a CDS encoding ABC transporter substrate-binding protein: protein MKSKGLWAIVFQVVFGLAFVSHLGFPDIAKAEGKPIIIGCPVSMSVFYGPDCRDAQLLAIKEINAAGGVKVGSETRPLKLVVGDTRAMEPGVPVTDALLAIERLITEKKADFLIGGPVRSEASFAARDMVNNYKKIWIVTTGTYSPQFGDGAKYPFIFRLTGDVSFEIKNVHMSMLKHFRNTFNFNKIYIMVQDVKHARAAGSAVAKLAANEGFEILGEDVYPTGTTDFSMGLLSAKNKGANILFIWMDMPELTILAKQYYDFKIPALPFGYMGPAEHVGWWSSTEKKGEYFIVDLLNAGNAPSNATPWTMKFVEAFTKEYGREPDAYGISTSYMGVYLLKNAIELAGTLDADLVRKALKETDLLGVYGRMRFNENNEIIFAPDFNPQDGAVSTIVQWQNGKRVTIFPETIKMGEIMLPSWFHKRQ, encoded by the coding sequence ATGAAAAGTAAAGGGTTGTGGGCCATTGTGTTTCAGGTGGTTTTTGGACTGGCTTTTGTTTCTCACCTGGGCTTCCCTGATATTGCAAAAGCAGAAGGAAAACCCATTATAATAGGTTGTCCTGTTTCAATGAGTGTTTTCTATGGACCTGATTGTCGCGATGCACAACTGCTTGCAATAAAGGAGATAAATGCCGCGGGAGGGGTAAAAGTTGGCAGTGAAACGCGCCCTCTCAAGCTTGTTGTAGGTGATACGCGCGCAATGGAACCTGGAGTTCCCGTCACAGATGCGCTACTCGCTATAGAACGCCTAATAACAGAGAAAAAAGCTGATTTCCTTATTGGTGGCCCTGTTAGATCTGAAGCCTCCTTCGCAGCACGAGATATGGTTAATAATTACAAAAAAATCTGGATCGTTACAACTGGAACATATTCCCCTCAATTCGGAGACGGCGCAAAATATCCTTTTATATTCAGACTAACTGGCGATGTGTCTTTTGAAATAAAAAATGTACACATGTCAATGCTTAAACATTTTAGAAATACATTCAATTTTAATAAAATATATATAATGGTGCAAGATGTTAAACATGCGAGAGCAGCCGGTTCTGCTGTAGCAAAACTTGCTGCTAATGAAGGATTCGAAATTTTGGGGGAAGATGTTTATCCGACTGGTACAACAGATTTTTCGATGGGGTTGCTCTCAGCTAAGAATAAAGGTGCTAATATCTTGTTTATCTGGATGGATATGCCGGAACTTACGATATTGGCAAAACAATACTATGATTTCAAAATTCCTGCTCTTCCGTTTGGCTATATGGGTCCGGCAGAGCATGTAGGATGGTGGTCCAGTACAGAAAAAAAGGGAGAATACTTCATTGTTGATCTCCTGAACGCCGGTAATGCCCCATCAAATGCAACTCCATGGACCATGAAATTTGTAGAGGCTTTTACAAAGGAATATGGCCGTGAACCCGATGCTTACGGAATATCAACGAGCTATATGGGCGTTTACTTGTTGAAAAATGCTATTGAGCTGGCTGGAACATTAGATGCAGATTTGGTAAGGAAGGCTTTAAAGGAAACTGATTTGCTAGGGGTATATGGTCGGATGCGGTTTAATGAAAATAATGAAATAATTTTTGCGCCGGATTTTAATCCACAGGATGGAGCTGTCAGCACCATCGTACAGTGGCAGAATGGAAAAAGAGTCACTATTTTCCCTGAGACGATTAAGATGGGTGAAATTATGCTTCCTTCGTGGTTTCACAAGAGGCAGTAA
- a CDS encoding acyl-CoA dehydrogenase family protein codes for MDFDLTNEQKDIRQAAMEFAEGEFPELARACDREERYPVELVRKAAGLGFIGVNLPELYGGSGYGYLEKCLICEAFWQIDPGLGSVLVSAAFGAEMILLFGEEAQKKTWLEPITSGQAVMGSAITESDAGSDVASARTEARSDGDFYIIEGSKMFITNGNVGSYFLVFCVTDPDNLSKHQRHSIILVERERRGFESSKLQHKLGIRASDTAEVVFKKVRVPKDHLIGREGRGFQQLMAFLNLTRIHVGAEGVGIAQGALDRAIRHLRGRKQFGHSLGSFQVNQFKIAEMATRTHAARNLVYEAAFRADKGKPDQALTSMAKWYAGETCVYVAQEALQIHGGYGYFGEYDIERFYRDAKIIEIYEGTKEIEKFIIAKSLI; via the coding sequence ATGGATTTCGATCTGACAAATGAACAAAAAGATATTCGGCAAGCGGCTATGGAGTTTGCCGAAGGAGAGTTTCCGGAACTGGCCCGTGCGTGCGATCGAGAAGAGCGTTACCCGGTGGAACTGGTGCGTAAAGCTGCAGGGCTTGGATTTATTGGGGTCAATTTACCAGAGCTTTATGGGGGCAGCGGCTATGGATACCTTGAAAAATGCTTGATTTGTGAGGCTTTCTGGCAGATTGACCCTGGTTTAGGATCGGTGCTAGTTTCGGCTGCTTTTGGAGCCGAGATGATTCTTCTATTTGGGGAAGAGGCCCAGAAAAAGACTTGGCTGGAACCGATCACGAGCGGGCAAGCGGTCATGGGTTCAGCCATCACGGAGTCCGATGCGGGGAGTGATGTTGCCTCGGCAAGAACCGAAGCACGTTCCGATGGAGATTTCTATATTATCGAAGGGAGCAAAATGTTCATCACGAACGGGAATGTTGGCAGCTATTTCCTCGTATTCTGCGTAACTGATCCCGATAATCTTTCCAAACATCAGCGACACAGCATTATACTTGTTGAAAGGGAGAGGCGTGGTTTCGAGTCCAGCAAGCTTCAACACAAACTTGGAATACGAGCTTCCGACACGGCTGAGGTGGTATTCAAAAAGGTTCGAGTTCCAAAGGATCACTTGATCGGTAGAGAGGGGCGAGGGTTTCAGCAACTCATGGCGTTTTTAAATTTGACCCGCATTCACGTGGGTGCTGAGGGTGTAGGTATCGCCCAGGGGGCGCTTGACCGCGCGATCCGGCACCTCAGGGGACGAAAACAATTCGGACACAGCCTTGGCTCTTTTCAGGTGAATCAGTTTAAGATAGCAGAGATGGCTACTAGAACTCACGCTGCGCGCAACTTGGTCTATGAAGCCGCTTTCCGCGCGGACAAAGGAAAGCCAGATCAGGCACTAACTTCCATGGCCAAGTGGTACGCAGGCGAAACCTGCGTTTATGTCGCCCAAGAAGCCCTTCAAATTCACGGTGGGTACGGTTACTTTGGGGAATATGACATCGAACGATTTTACCGTGACGCCAAAATCATCGAGATTTATGAAGGCACAAAGGAGATCGAAAAATTCATCATTGCTAAGTCATTAATATAA
- a CDS encoding YhbY family RNA-binding protein encodes MHRLDSSQRKYLRGLAHRLKPVVLIGQKGLTGGVAQSIDQALEAHELVKVKFIDLKEKGLKEAIALEIEQKMECQSVGAIGHTVILYRRQSQPEKRRIALPAAREDEGAKG; translated from the coding sequence ATGCATCGACTCGACAGTTCACAGCGAAAATATTTGCGCGGTTTGGCACATCGTTTGAAACCGGTCGTTCTAATCGGACAGAAGGGCCTGACCGGGGGTGTCGCCCAATCGATCGATCAGGCCTTGGAAGCCCATGAACTGGTCAAGGTGAAATTCATCGATCTCAAGGAAAAGGGTCTGAAGGAAGCGATCGCCCTCGAGATCGAGCAGAAGATGGAGTGCCAGTCCGTGGGTGCCATCGGGCATACGGTGATCCTCTACCGCCGGCAGAGTCAGCCGGAAAAACGGCGGATTGCGCTTCCGGCGGCCCGAGAGGATGAGGGGGCGAAGGGATAG
- a CDS encoding J domain-containing protein → MDQKRCYEVLEVGPDADPDEIRKAYRDLASVWHPDRFAGNERLSGKAAEKIKEINVAYETLSASWKNRPDNGQGGDPSRSEARDEPERGRPQPETETQLERLVETGTGLVLSAYSRLSRAVRSWLESGGADGPGSRPAGGRGAGGLAGGAGTGRGCRRAGGGGRRAGRGRRR, encoded by the coding sequence ATGGATCAGAAGCGGTGCTACGAAGTGCTGGAGGTCGGTCCGGACGCTGACCCGGATGAGATTCGAAAGGCCTACAGGGACCTGGCCAGCGTCTGGCATCCGGACCGTTTTGCCGGCAATGAAAGGCTGAGCGGAAAGGCGGCCGAAAAGATCAAAGAGATCAATGTGGCCTATGAGACCCTGTCCGCTTCCTGGAAGAACCGTCCGGACAATGGGCAAGGGGGGGATCCTTCCCGGTCCGAGGCACGGGACGAACCGGAACGGGGGCGGCCGCAGCCGGAGACGGAAACCCAGCTGGAGCGTCTGGTCGAAACGGGCACCGGTCTGGTCCTCTCGGCGTATTCGCGTCTGTCACGGGCGGTCAGGAGTTGGCTCGAGAGCGGCGGCGCAGACGGTCCGGGCAGCCGACCGGCAGGCGGAAGAGGAGCCGGGGGCCTTGCAGGGGGAGCCGGGACCGGCCGGGGTTGCAGGCGTGCTGGAGGCGGCGGCCGTCGCGCGGGACGGGGACGGCGCAGATAG
- a CDS encoding radical SAM protein, with amino-acid sequence MVDELLVNEIFYSIQGESSWAGLPCAFVRLTGCNLRCSYCDTRYAYDQGRPMGTEEIVDALLGYGVELVEITGGEPLLQPGTPALAAALAGRGCRVLVETNGSFDIDVLPEACIRIVDIKCPSSGEAARMDLENLHRLRAGDEVKFVMSTRGDYDYALRILPRISEASPCRTVHFSPVFGVLEPARLAAWMLADRPEARLHLQLHKIVWGADRRGV; translated from the coding sequence ATGGTGGACGAACTGCTCGTCAACGAGATCTTCTACAGCATCCAGGGCGAGTCGTCCTGGGCCGGGCTGCCGTGCGCCTTTGTAAGGCTCACAGGCTGCAACCTTCGCTGCTCGTATTGCGATACGCGCTATGCCTACGATCAGGGCCGTCCGATGGGGACGGAGGAGATCGTGGATGCCCTGCTGGGCTATGGAGTCGAACTGGTCGAGATAACCGGCGGGGAGCCTCTTCTTCAGCCGGGCACTCCCGCCCTGGCGGCTGCCCTGGCGGGCCGGGGTTGCCGCGTTCTCGTCGAAACCAACGGCAGCTTCGACATCGACGTCCTCCCGGAGGCGTGCATCCGGATCGTGGATATCAAGTGCCCATCCAGCGGGGAGGCGGCGCGGATGGATCTCGAAAATCTGCATCGGCTGAGGGCCGGAGACGAAGTCAAGTTCGTGATGTCGACCCGCGGCGACTATGACTACGCCCTCCGCATCCTGCCGCGCATCAGCGAGGCGAGCCCGTGCCGGACCGTTCATTTTTCACCGGTCTTCGGTGTCTTGGAGCCTGCTCGATTGGCAGCGTGGATGCTCGCCGATCGGCCGGAGGCGCGGCTGCACCTGCAGCTCCACAAGATCGTCTGGGGTGCGGACCGCCGCGGCGTGTAG
- a CDS encoding DUF1318 domain-containing protein, with protein MVSRQKKLGVMAVFLAGVFACVTINIYFPAEKVESVAGEIVKDIRGQGAEGSEAVPKSEPESSLQERWFALFPFVGAAWAEDVTVVSNPAIRALKESMKSRYPLLRPFYQKGAIREGDDGFVVQTGSGEVSLKEKRDLNTLVSAENADRRRLYQEVAKALNIDPSQVDRIGGIFAKEWQKPVR; from the coding sequence ATGGTTTCGAGACAGAAGAAGCTGGGCGTCATGGCTGTGTTCCTGGCCGGCGTGTTCGCCTGCGTGACGATCAACATCTATTTTCCTGCCGAAAAGGTCGAGTCGGTGGCGGGCGAGATCGTCAAAGACATCCGGGGCCAGGGGGCAGAAGGGTCCGAGGCCGTTCCGAAGAGTGAGCCCGAATCATCTCTGCAGGAGCGTTGGTTCGCGCTCTTCCCGTTCGTAGGCGCCGCCTGGGCCGAGGATGTGACGGTCGTGTCGAATCCGGCGATCAGGGCCTTGAAGGAGAGCATGAAGAGCCGTTATCCGTTGCTCCGTCCATTTTATCAGAAAGGCGCCATTCGGGAGGGGGACGACGGATTTGTGGTGCAGACCGGTTCCGGGGAGGTGAGCCTGAAGGAAAAACGGGATCTGAATACCCTGGTCTCGGCCGAGAATGCCGATCGTCGACGTCTTTATCAGGAGGTGGCCAAGGCGTTGAACATCGACCCCTCGCAGGTGGACCGCATCGGGGGCATCTTCGCCAAAGAGTGGCAAAAACCCGTCCGGTGA